The Mycobacterium riyadhense sequence GAGGGAAGTTAGTCATGACGTTGCGAGTGGTTCCCGAGGGACTGGCCGCGACCAGCGCGGCGGTGGAGGCGCTGACGGCGCGGTTGGCGGCCGCGCAGGCGAGCGCGGCTCCGTTGATCACCGCGGTGGTGCCGCCGGCGGCCGATCCGGTGTCGCTACAGACCGCGG is a genomic window containing:
- a CDS encoding PE family protein, coding for MTLRVVPEGLAATSAAVEALTARLAAAQASAAPLITAVVPPAADPVSLQTAAGFSAQGQEHAVVAAQGVEELGRAGVGVGDSGAGYLAGDAAAAATYGIAGA